The following proteins come from a genomic window of Lolium rigidum isolate FL_2022 chromosome 5, APGP_CSIRO_Lrig_0.1, whole genome shotgun sequence:
- the LOC124655429 gene encoding uncharacterized protein LOC124655429 produces MAMAAVRFAARRLTDQQSQAILRSAVANEQGVLNRSSSPGYALRRFTSSEAPAANGSKINTEHPSVSGDSRLMAAHQKKEELFDMLAASQMNKDISFTRRMKDRLVLMRLTAHIERNSPEWRWYHGEYAVFNFLRGTTAFFCLIYQMEKWDDSSQWNKQVQGADSNSKASVACAEPNIEE; encoded by the exons atggccatggcggcggttcgaTTCGCCGCGAGGAGGCTCACTGACCAGCAATCGCAGGCGATTCTTAGGTCGGCTGTCGCGAATGAACAAGGGGTGCTCAACCGCAGCAGCTCACCCGGCTATGCTCTACGCCGGTTCACCTCATCCGAGGCTCCTGCTGCCAACGGATCAAAAATCAACACCGAG CATCCTTCTGTTTCAGGGGATAGCCGTCTAATGGCAGCTCACCAGAAGAAAGAGGAACTCTTCGATATGCTAGCTGCGTCACAAATGAATAAGGATATTTCTTTCACAAGAAGAATGAAAGACAGGCTGGTGCTCATGCGTCTTACCGCCCATATCGAAAGAAATAGCCCTGAATG GCGCTGGTATCATGGAGAATATGCAGTTTTTAATTTCTTGCGTGGTACAACAGCTTTCTTCTGTTTGATTTATCAAATGGAAAAATGGGATGATTCTTCTCAATGGAATAAGCAAGTTCAGGGAGCAGACAGTAACAGCAAAGCCAGTGTCGCCTGTGCAGAACCAAACATTGAAGAATAG